One Paraburkholderia agricolaris genomic region harbors:
- a CDS encoding flagellar basal body P-ring protein FlgI has product MRTVFSRLGRALALVALACAALPAATPAHAERLKDLVQIQGVRDNPLIGYGLVVGLDGTGDQTTQTPFTTQTLANMLANLGISINNQAAGSTNQQSSLSNIQLKNVAAVMVTAVLPPFARPGEAIDVTVSSLGNSKSLRGGTLLLTPLKGADGQVYALGQGNLAVGGAGASANGSKVQVNTLNAGRIAGGAIVERAVPTSVSQAGTMQLDLNDMDYDTTQRIVAAVNNAFGSGTATALDGRTIQLRAPSDPEQQVAFMAQLQNLDVKPAQAAAKVILNARTGSIVMNQMVTLQNCAVAHGNLSVVINTQPVVSQPGAFSNGQTVVAKQSQIQMKQDNGALKMVTAGANLAEVVKALNALGATPADLMSILQAMKAAGALRADLEII; this is encoded by the coding sequence ATGCGTACCGTCTTTTCCCGCCTCGGCCGCGCCCTCGCTCTCGTTGCGCTCGCTTGCGCCGCGCTGCCGGCCGCCACGCCCGCCCATGCCGAACGTCTGAAGGACCTCGTGCAGATTCAGGGCGTGCGCGACAACCCGCTGATCGGCTACGGCCTCGTCGTCGGTCTCGACGGCACGGGCGACCAGACCACCCAGACGCCGTTCACCACGCAAACGCTCGCCAACATGCTGGCGAACCTCGGCATCTCGATCAACAACCAGGCGGCGGGTTCGACCAACCAGCAGTCGTCGCTGTCGAACATCCAGTTGAAGAACGTCGCCGCGGTGATGGTCACGGCGGTGCTGCCGCCGTTCGCGCGTCCAGGCGAAGCCATCGACGTGACGGTGTCGTCACTCGGCAATTCGAAGAGCCTGCGCGGCGGCACGCTGCTGCTGACGCCGCTGAAAGGCGCGGACGGCCAGGTGTACGCGCTCGGCCAGGGCAATCTGGCGGTCGGCGGCGCCGGCGCGAGCGCCAACGGCAGCAAGGTGCAGGTCAACACGCTCAATGCGGGCCGCATTGCCGGCGGGGCGATTGTCGAACGCGCGGTGCCGACCTCGGTATCGCAGGCCGGCACGATGCAGCTCGACCTGAACGACATGGACTACGACACCACGCAACGCATCGTGGCCGCGGTGAACAATGCCTTTGGCAGCGGCACGGCCACGGCGCTCGACGGCCGCACGATCCAGCTGCGCGCGCCGTCCGATCCGGAGCAGCAGGTCGCCTTCATGGCGCAATTGCAGAACCTCGACGTCAAGCCGGCGCAAGCCGCCGCGAAGGTGATCCTGAACGCGCGCACCGGCTCGATCGTGATGAACCAGATGGTCACGCTGCAAAACTGCGCGGTGGCACACGGCAATCTGTCGGTGGTGATCAATACGCAGCCGGTGGTGAGTCAGCCGGGCGCGTTCTCGAACGGCCAGACGGTGGTGGCCAAGCAGTCGCAGATTCAAATGAAGCAGGACAATGGCGCACTGAAGATGGTGACCGCCGGCGCCAACCTCGCCGAAGTGGTGAAGGCGCTCAACGCACTCGGTGCGACGCCCGCGGATCTGATGTCGATCCTGCAGGCCATGAAAGCGGCGGGCGCTCTGCGCGCCGACCTGGAAATCATCTAA
- the flgF gene encoding flagellar basal-body rod protein FlgF, which produces MDRLIYTAMSGSTQALEQQAIVANNLANASTTGFRAQLATFRAVPMAFGDGSSINDNTTRTFVLSSTPGADYTPGPIQQTGNPLDVAIQGPGWLAVQTADGGEAYTRAGNLHVDENGQLVNAMNQVVLGNGGPVSVPPGAEITIGKDGTVSALTPGDPPTAVVTVDQLKLVNPDPQTMTRGDDGLFRTADGNAADADPAVTLAPASLEGSNVNPVAAMVSMITNARQFQMQTKLLENADKNDQSANQLLSFS; this is translated from the coding sequence ATGGATCGGCTGATCTACACCGCAATGTCGGGCAGCACGCAGGCGCTCGAACAGCAGGCTATCGTCGCCAACAACCTGGCGAACGCCTCGACCACCGGCTTTCGCGCCCAGCTCGCAACTTTCCGCGCCGTGCCGATGGCGTTCGGCGACGGCAGTTCGATCAACGACAACACCACCCGCACCTTCGTGCTGTCGTCCACGCCGGGCGCCGACTATACGCCGGGGCCGATCCAGCAGACGGGCAACCCGCTCGACGTGGCGATTCAGGGTCCGGGCTGGCTGGCGGTGCAAACCGCCGACGGCGGCGAGGCTTACACGCGCGCCGGCAACCTGCACGTCGACGAGAACGGCCAACTGGTCAACGCGATGAACCAGGTCGTGCTCGGTAACGGCGGTCCGGTGTCGGTGCCGCCGGGGGCGGAGATCACGATCGGCAAGGACGGCACGGTGTCCGCGCTGACGCCCGGCGATCCGCCGACCGCGGTGGTGACGGTCGACCAGTTGAAGCTGGTGAATCCGGATCCGCAAACCATGACGCGTGGCGACGACGGCCTGTTTCGCACCGCCGACGGCAATGCCGCCGACGCCGATCCGGCCGTCACGCTGGCGCCGGCTTCGCTCGAAGGCAGCAACGTGAATCCGGTCGCCGCGATGGTCTCGATGATCACCAACGCGCGCCAGTTCCAGATGCAGACGAAGCTGCTGGAGAACGCGGACAAGAACGATCAGTCCGCCAACCAGCTGCTCAGCTTTAGCTAA
- the flgG gene encoding flagellar basal-body rod protein FlgG — protein sequence MNRSLYIAATGMNAQQAQMDVISNNLANVSTNGFKGSRAVFEDLLYQTIRQPGANSTQNTELPSGIQLGTGVQQVATERLYTQGNLQQTGNSKDIAINGQGFFQVQMPDGTTAYTRDGSFQTNAQGQLVTSSGYQVIPGITIPSNATSLTIGSDGVVSITVAGSTNSQQLGSMQLATFINPAGLDAKGENLFAETASSGAPNIAQPGLNGAGNLSQGYVEASNVNVVQELVNMIQTQRAYEINSKAVTTSDQMLQTLSQMQV from the coding sequence ATGAATCGCTCGCTCTACATCGCCGCTACCGGCATGAATGCGCAACAGGCGCAGATGGACGTGATTTCGAACAACCTCGCGAACGTCAGCACCAATGGCTTCAAGGGTTCGCGCGCGGTGTTCGAGGATCTGCTGTATCAGACCATCCGTCAGCCCGGTGCGAACTCGACGCAGAACACCGAACTGCCGTCCGGCATCCAGCTCGGCACGGGTGTGCAGCAGGTCGCGACCGAGCGCCTGTACACGCAGGGCAACCTGCAGCAGACCGGCAACTCGAAAGACATCGCTATTAACGGCCAGGGCTTTTTCCAGGTGCAGATGCCTGACGGCACGACCGCGTACACGCGTGACGGCTCGTTCCAGACCAACGCCCAAGGCCAGCTCGTCACTTCGAGCGGCTATCAGGTGATTCCGGGCATCACGATCCCGAGCAACGCCACCTCGCTGACCATCGGCAGCGACGGCGTGGTGTCGATCACCGTGGCCGGCTCGACCAATAGCCAGCAGCTCGGCTCGATGCAGCTCGCTACCTTCATCAACCCGGCCGGTCTGGATGCGAAGGGTGAGAACCTGTTCGCGGAAACGGCTTCGTCGGGCGCGCCGAACATCGCGCAACCGGGCCTGAACGGCGCGGGCAACCTTAGCCAGGGTTACGTGGAAGCATCGAACGTGAATGTGGTGCAGGAACTGGTGAACATGATCCAGACGCAGCGCGCTTACGAAATCAACAGCAAGGCCGTGACAACTTCCGACCAGATGCTGCAGACCCTCAGCCAGATGCAGGTTTAA
- the flgH gene encoding flagellar basal body L-ring protein FlgH, with product MSHFTRHPVHSRTAQALVQLTLLATLGGCGLVPKQPITQQPMTALPPMPPQAQSPGSIYNPGYAGRPLFEDQRPRNVGDILTIVIQENVNATKSSGANANRSGSTNFNVPTAGFLGGLFGKTNLSATGANVFNGTGGANASNTFNGTITVTVTGVLPNGNLMVSGEKQMLINQGDEFVRFSGVVNPNTISNLNAVYSTQVADAKIEYSAKGYLNEAENMGWLQRFFLNVSPW from the coding sequence ATGTCGCACTTCACTCGTCATCCGGTTCATTCGCGCACCGCTCAGGCGCTCGTGCAGCTCACGCTGCTCGCGACGCTGGGCGGCTGCGGCCTCGTGCCGAAGCAGCCGATCACGCAGCAGCCGATGACTGCGCTGCCGCCGATGCCGCCGCAGGCTCAATCGCCGGGCTCGATCTACAACCCGGGCTATGCGGGCCGGCCGTTGTTCGAAGACCAGCGGCCGCGCAACGTGGGCGACATCCTGACGATCGTGATTCAGGAAAACGTCAACGCGACAAAGTCGTCGGGCGCCAACGCGAATCGCTCGGGCAGCACCAACTTCAACGTGCCGACCGCGGGCTTCCTCGGCGGACTGTTTGGCAAGACCAACCTGAGCGCCACCGGGGCGAACGTGTTCAACGGAACCGGCGGCGCCAATGCGTCGAATACGTTTAACGGCACGATCACCGTGACGGTGACCGGCGTGCTGCCGAACGGCAATCTGATGGTGAGCGGCGAGAAGCAGATGCTGATCAATCAGGGCGATGAATTCGTGCGCTTTTCCGGCGTGGTGAATCCGAACACGATTTCCAACCTGAACGCCGTGTACTCGACCCAGGTGGCCGACGCGAAGATCGAATACTCCGCGAAGGGCTATCTCAACGAGGCCGAGAACATGGGCTGGTTGCAGCGCTTCTTCCTTAACGTGTCGCCGTGGTGA